One Candidatus Eisenbacteria bacterium genomic window, CGGGCCGCTCCGACAGCTTGTGGACGCCACGAGCAACCAGTTCCTTGCCTGTGCCGGACTCACCCAGGATGAGCAATGGCGCACCGCTCTTGGCGAGCTTCGCCACATCCGACAAGAGATCCAGGATGACCTTGTTGCGGGTAACAAACCCATAGGTCTCCTTCGCCCATTCCGCTCGACGCTCGAGCTCGGCCGATCCTCTCGGTCGCCGTGCGGGCCGTCGCGGCTCGACGATGACAGCCTGCACAGCCGGAGCGGTCTCGGTCTGGACACGCAGACGCTCCGATACCTTCGCGAGCATTCCCTGGGCGCCCATCCGTTCGAACAACTCGTGGGCTGCTCGATAAGCTTCGACCGCTCCTCTCTTGTCCGCGTAGTCCCCCGATTCAGGACTCAGAAGCCAGTCGCCATACGCCATCCACAGCTTGCCCCATTCATAGGGGGTCTCGATGTCTTCGTAGTAGGCGAATCCCTGTTCGAACCACTTCTTGGCTTCGATGGATTTGCCCAGCCTGGCGGCCGTTTGCGCGAGAGTGCGATACACCGCCGCTTCCTCGTATCGGTCGCCGAGCTCACGGCAATGATCGAGAGCGCCCCTGGCCTCGATGTGAGCTTCCTCGTAGCGACCGAGCATGTAGAAGGCTTCGGCCCGCCGGCGACGGAGTTCAGCGACGATGTCGCCCTTGGGCACCAGCGCGATGGCGAGCGGCCAGACCGAGTTGTAGCGGTCGAGGGCGGTCTGCGCGTCGCCCTCTTCGAGGTACGTGTCGCCGATGAACTCGGAAGTCAGAAGGGCGCGACGGGATTCGG contains:
- a CDS encoding sigma 54-interacting transcriptional regulator, with product ESRRALLTSEFIGDTYLEEGDAQTALDRYNSVWPLAIALVPKGDIVAELRRRRAEAFYMLGRYEEAHIEARGALDHCRELGDRYEEAAVYRTLAQTAARLGKSIEAKKWFEQGFAYYEDIETPYEWGKLWMAYGDWLLSPESGDYADKRGAVEAYRAAHELFERMGAQGMLAKVSERLRVQTETAPAVQAVIVEPRRPARRPRGSAELERRAEWAKETYGFVTRNKVILDLLSDVAKLAKSGAPLLILGESGTGKELVARGVHKLSERPGNFMPINCGALPREVIESELFGHVAGAFTGAMRDKPGIFESCHRGTVFLDEIAEMSLELQSRLLRFLESGEFRRVGSNKNVAVDTLIVAATNRDRNDLERGEGFRVDLYYRLAHAVV